A portion of the Bacteroides faecium genome contains these proteins:
- a CDS encoding ABC transporter ATP-binding protein — protein sequence MNERMKKKSGVARLFEIAGEKKGLLVLAGILSAASALCMLVPYWSVYQVLRELLLHGSKISELDSGILVHWGWVAFSGLVGGLLLLYASLMASHVAAFRILYGLRIRLSEHIGRLSLGYLNGTATGTIKKIMEQNIEKIENFVAHTIPDLVNVLATVVLMFIIFFSLNGWMAVICVVCIALSIGLQFMNFFGKNAKEFTKIYYDTQERMSASAVQYVRGMPVVKIFGQSVRSFRRFNAEIEAYKSYALRVCDTYLPAMVAFTVLLNSLITFILPTGLLLLSREPQNIGLAAIYLFFIIMGPGVASPIYKLMYLGSSTNEIDEGVKRIDRIFDEQPLAEPEISHLPSSYDIEFRHVSFAYENKAEATRTEALKDLSFTARQGEITALVGPSGSGKSTVANLIPRFWDVNEGEIRIGGANIKQIANGDLMSLVSFVFQDNFLFFDTLYENIRVGDASATREQVIEAARAAQCHEFIENLPAGYDTRIGDKGVYLSGGEAQRICVARAILKNAPILVLDEATAFADPENEYKMQQAIQQLIRNKTVIIIAHRLSSIISAEQILVLKEGKLVQSGRHEVLSTTEGVYKKMWDAYTSAFRWQLTIKKEEVK from the coding sequence ATGAATGAAAGAATGAAAAAGAAAAGTGGTGTAGCCCGTTTGTTCGAGATAGCGGGTGAAAAGAAAGGGTTGCTGGTACTGGCCGGGATACTCTCGGCGGCTAGTGCTTTATGCATGTTGGTGCCTTATTGGTCGGTGTACCAGGTGTTGAGAGAACTCTTATTGCATGGCAGTAAGATTAGCGAACTGGATAGCGGGATTCTCGTCCACTGGGGATGGGTTGCGTTTTCCGGCCTGGTAGGAGGATTGCTTCTGCTGTATGCGTCATTGATGGCATCCCATGTAGCGGCGTTCCGTATTCTTTACGGGTTGCGTATCCGGTTGTCGGAGCATATCGGACGCTTGTCTTTGGGATATCTGAACGGTACTGCAACAGGAACCATTAAAAAGATAATGGAACAGAATATCGAGAAGATTGAGAATTTTGTTGCCCATACCATTCCTGATTTGGTAAATGTGCTGGCAACAGTTGTTTTGATGTTTATCATCTTCTTCTCCTTGAATGGATGGATGGCGGTGATTTGTGTGGTATGCATTGCTTTGAGTATCGGTTTGCAATTTATGAACTTCTTCGGTAAGAATGCGAAAGAGTTTACGAAAATCTATTATGATACACAGGAGCGAATGAGCGCTTCGGCTGTGCAATATGTACGTGGGATGCCCGTGGTGAAGATATTCGGTCAGAGTGTGCGTTCGTTCCGGCGATTTAATGCCGAGATTGAAGCATATAAAAGCTATGCGTTGAGAGTTTGCGATACCTATCTGCCGGCTATGGTTGCTTTTACCGTATTGCTGAACTCGCTGATAACTTTTATCTTGCCGACAGGCTTATTGCTTTTGAGCAGAGAACCGCAGAACATTGGTCTGGCTGCCATTTATCTCTTTTTTATCATTATGGGACCCGGAGTTGCTTCTCCTATTTATAAGTTGATGTATCTCGGTTCGAGTACCAATGAAATCGACGAAGGGGTGAAACGTATCGACCGCATATTCGATGAACAACCACTTGCCGAACCGGAAATCTCACATTTGCCTTCGTCCTATGATATTGAATTCCGTCATGTCTCATTTGCTTATGAGAATAAAGCGGAAGCTACACGCACTGAAGCATTGAAAGATTTGTCCTTTACGGCACGCCAGGGCGAGATAACCGCTTTGGTAGGTCCGTCCGGTTCAGGAAAGTCTACGGTAGCTAATTTGATTCCACGTTTTTGGGATGTCAATGAAGGAGAGATTCGGATAGGCGGAGCCAATATAAAACAGATAGCGAACGGAGACTTGATGAGTCTCGTGTCTTTTGTCTTTCAGGACAACTTTCTCTTCTTTGACACGCTTTATGAAAATATCCGCGTGGGGGATGCTTCGGCTACACGGGAGCAAGTGATAGAAGCTGCACGTGCTGCGCAATGCCATGAGTTTATAGAGAATCTGCCGGCCGGCTATGATACCCGCATCGGTGATAAGGGTGTATATTTGTCGGGTGGAGAAGCACAACGTATCTGCGTGGCAAGAGCCATTCTGAAAAATGCTCCTATCCTGGTTTTGGATGAAGCGACGGCTTTTGCCGACCCGGAAAATGAATATAAGATGCAGCAGGCCATTCAGCAACTTATCAGGAATAAGACAGTCATCATTATTGCTCACAGGCTTTCATCCATCATCTCTGCGGAACAGATTCTTGTATTGAAAGAAGGGAAACTGGTGCAAAGCGGACGTCACGAGGTACTGAGTACGACAGAAGGAGTTTATAAAAAAATGTGGGATGCCTATACCAGCGCATTCCGTTGGCAATTAACTATCAAGAAGGAGGAAGTAAAATGA
- a CDS encoding TetR/AcrR family transcriptional regulator has protein sequence MQILKGDIQEKMIHAAEEVFLERGYKDASMREIASRAGVTVSNIYHYFTNKDEIFRTILKPVLNELYAMIYNHNAEQMTIDVFINQDYQKASVQEYIELVSVHRERLHLLLFQAQGSCMENFRSEYTDLMTRTISVFFQGMKQKYPHINIAITGFFIHLNTVWLFALLEELVLHHIKKEEMQKFITEYIAFETAGWKELMNV, from the coding sequence ATGCAAATCTTAAAAGGAGATATACAGGAAAAAATGATACATGCAGCCGAAGAGGTATTCTTGGAACGAGGTTACAAGGATGCCTCTATGCGTGAAATTGCATCGAGGGCGGGAGTGACGGTCAGCAATATCTATCATTATTTCACTAATAAGGACGAGATATTCCGTACGATTCTGAAACCGGTATTGAACGAACTGTATGCCATGATTTACAATCATAATGCCGAACAGATGACAATAGATGTCTTTATCAACCAGGATTATCAGAAGGCATCCGTACAGGAATATATCGAACTGGTTTCCGTACACCGGGAGCGCCTGCACCTGTTGCTTTTCCAGGCACAAGGTTCATGCATGGAAAACTTCCGCTCCGAATATACAGACTTGATGACGCGTACGATTTCAGTTTTCTTTCAGGGAATGAAGCAGAAATATCCGCATATCAATATAGCGATAACCGGCTTCTTTATTCATCTGAATACAGTATGGCTCTTTGCCTTACTGGAAGAGTTGGTATTGCATCACATAAAGAAAGAGGAGATGCAGAAATTTATAACAGAATATATAGCCTTTGAAACGGCTGGTTGGAAGGAGCTCATGAATGTATGA
- a CDS encoding family 20 glycosylhydrolase, which yields MFKQLSTSLLIVSACVFSACTSVVKQEVAILPTPVSLTEQSGAFVFKDEMKIGVSDQSLFPAVGYLQEILRNVVSSSVEVTADKNQVDVYFQLGNTGNAGNTDGKPGSYKLQSTPEFIRVEANDYSGIISAITTIRQLLPAEIEIQGAKQAYSIPAVQIEDAPRFEWRGFMLDASRHFWNKEEVKHVLDLMSLYKLNKFHWHLTDDQGWRIEIEKYPLLTEKGAWRQFNKHDRGCMARAIEEDNTDFLIPEDKLRIVEGDTLYGGYYTHDDIKEIVAYAAQRGIDVIPEIDMPGHFLAAISQYPDLACDGLIGWGEIFSSPICPGKDATLEFCRNVFKEVFELFPYEYVHMGGDEVEKNNWKKCPRCQKRIRTEKLGSVEELQAWFVRDMEKFFHANGKKLVGWDEVVKDGLSSDAAITWWRSWAKDALPTATAQQQKVIACPNEFFYFDYAQDQNSVKKILAFDPYADDRLSPEQKEYIWGVQANLWAEWIPTMKRIEYLIVPRMIALSEIAWAEPAAKPGLDEFYRQLVPQFKRMDVMGVNYRIPDLQGFYKVNAFIDDATVNLTCPLPGTEIRYTTDGSMPDKQSSLYDGTLKIKETTDFTFRTFRKDGSPSDVVRTKYVKAPYAEAITAPASLQPGLKAVWHNFRGNLCADIDAAPVKGEYVVESVSIPEGVKGDIGLVLTGYLEVPADGIYTFALLSDDGSTLKLDGELLGDNDGAHSPVEIIVQKALKAGLHPMEVRYFDCNGGVLQMELVNDKGEKTVLPKEWLKHE from the coding sequence ATGTTCAAACAACTAAGTACCTCTCTGCTGATTGTATCAGCTTGTGTGTTTTCTGCTTGCACGTCTGTTGTCAAGCAGGAAGTCGCAATTTTGCCTACCCCCGTAAGTCTGACCGAGCAGTCGGGCGCTTTCGTTTTTAAGGATGAAATGAAGATAGGAGTGTCCGACCAGTCCCTCTTTCCGGCAGTCGGCTACCTGCAAGAGATTCTTCGAAACGTAGTGTCGTCTTCTGTCGAAGTCACTGCTGATAAAAATCAGGTAGATGTCTATTTCCAGTTGGGGAATACCGGAAATGCCGGTAATACCGACGGGAAGCCCGGTTCTTACAAACTCCAGTCTACACCGGAATTTATCCGGGTGGAAGCCAATGATTATTCGGGTATTATTTCCGCCATTACTACTATCCGCCAGCTACTTCCCGCCGAAATAGAAATACAGGGTGCGAAGCAGGCTTACTCCATTCCTGCCGTACAGATAGAGGACGCTCCCCGTTTTGAGTGGCGCGGATTTATGCTGGACGCTTCCCGTCACTTTTGGAATAAAGAGGAAGTGAAGCACGTGTTGGACTTGATGTCTTTATACAAACTGAACAAATTCCACTGGCATCTCACCGACGACCAGGGCTGGCGCATAGAGATTGAGAAATATCCGTTGCTGACGGAAAAAGGAGCATGGAGACAGTTCAACAAGCACGACCGTGGCTGTATGGCACGTGCGATAGAGGAAGACAATACGGACTTCCTGATTCCTGAGGACAAGCTACGGATTGTGGAAGGCGACACGTTGTATGGCGGTTATTACACACATGATGATATAAAAGAGATAGTGGCTTATGCTGCACAGAGAGGGATTGATGTGATACCTGAGATTGATATGCCTGGACATTTCCTGGCAGCTATCAGCCAGTATCCGGATTTAGCTTGCGACGGACTAATCGGATGGGGTGAGATATTCTCTTCTCCCATCTGTCCGGGCAAAGATGCGACTTTAGAATTCTGCCGGAATGTCTTCAAGGAAGTTTTCGAACTTTTCCCTTATGAGTATGTGCATATGGGTGGAGACGAAGTGGAAAAGAACAACTGGAAAAAATGCCCCCGTTGCCAGAAGCGTATCCGTACGGAGAAACTCGGTTCGGTGGAAGAACTTCAAGCATGGTTCGTACGTGATATGGAGAAATTCTTCCATGCCAACGGAAAGAAACTTGTAGGCTGGGATGAAGTGGTGAAGGACGGATTATCTTCGGACGCTGCCATTACGTGGTGGAGAAGTTGGGCGAAGGATGCATTGCCCACGGCAACAGCGCAACAGCAAAAAGTGATTGCCTGCCCGAACGAATTTTTCTACTTCGACTACGCCCAAGACCAAAACTCAGTAAAGAAAATACTGGCATTCGACCCGTATGCAGACGACAGACTGTCGCCGGAACAGAAAGAATATATCTGGGGTGTACAGGCCAATCTTTGGGCGGAATGGATTCCGACGATGAAGCGCATCGAATACCTGATTGTTCCCCGCATGATAGCATTGAGCGAAATAGCCTGGGCAGAGCCGGCAGCCAAACCGGGACTTGACGAGTTCTACCGTCAGCTTGTCCCGCAATTCAAACGCATGGACGTGATGGGAGTGAACTACCGTATCCCCGATTTACAGGGATTCTACAAGGTGAACGCATTTATTGATGATGCTACGGTGAATCTGACTTGCCCGCTGCCCGGCACTGAAATCCGCTACACAACGGATGGAAGCATGCCTGATAAGCAATCGTCTCTTTATGACGGCACCTTGAAAATAAAGGAGACAACGGACTTTACTTTCCGTACTTTCCGCAAGGATGGTTCTCCTTCGGACGTGGTACGTACCAAATATGTCAAAGCCCCTTATGCGGAAGCAATAACAGCTCCGGCTTCTTTGCAACCCGGACTGAAAGCTGTATGGCACAACTTCCGCGGAAATCTCTGCGCGGATATTGACGCGGCTCCCGTAAAAGGAGAATACGTCGTAGAATCCGTATCTATCCCCGAAGGAGTGAAGGGAGACATCGGTCTGGTACTGACCGGCTATCTGGAAGTTCCTGCCGATGGCATTTATACATTTGCCCTTCTCTCGGACGACGGCAGCACGTTGAAACTCGACGGCGAATTGCTGGGAGATAACGACGGCGCACATTCTCCGGTAGAGATTATCGTGCAGAAAGCATTGAAAGCCGGATTGCATCCGATGGAAGTACGTTACTTCGACTGCAATGGCGGTGTGCTGCAAATGGAATTGGTAAACGATAAAGGTGAAAAGACTGTTCTTCCGAAAGAATGGTTGAAACATGAATAA
- a CDS encoding cation diffusion facilitator family transporter, producing the protein MSRENILIKTSWISTIGNAILSASKIIIGLLAGSLAVLGDGIDSATDVIISVVMIFTARVISRPPSKKYVFGYEKAEGIATKILSLVIFYAGMQMLLSSVTSIFSDEVKEIPSAIAIYVTIFSIVGKLLLASYQYKQGKKIDSSMLTANAINMRNDVVISAGVLLGLIFTFIFKLPILDSITGLIISLFIIKSSIGIFLDSNVELMDGVKDVNVYNKIFEAVEKVPGASNPHRVRSRMIGNRYIITLDIEVNPQITITQAHEIAGAVEKSIESSIDNVYDILVHVEPAGECQTDEKFGVDKDMV; encoded by the coding sequence ATGTCAAGAGAGAATATCTTAATCAAAACCTCATGGATTAGCACCATAGGTAATGCAATCCTGTCTGCATCAAAAATCATTATTGGTTTGTTAGCCGGAAGTCTGGCGGTACTTGGCGATGGTATCGACTCGGCAACGGATGTCATTATCTCTGTCGTCATGATTTTCACGGCACGGGTCATCAGCCGCCCGCCTTCAAAGAAATACGTGTTCGGCTATGAGAAAGCGGAAGGCATCGCGACGAAGATTCTGTCGCTTGTGATATTTTATGCCGGTATGCAAATGTTACTGTCGTCCGTCACAAGCATCTTTTCGGATGAAGTGAAAGAAATCCCATCGGCTATCGCTATTTATGTGACTATATTCTCTATCGTCGGCAAACTGCTGCTGGCTTCGTACCAGTACAAGCAGGGAAAGAAAATAGACAGTTCCATGCTGACGGCGAATGCGATAAATATGCGTAATGATGTTGTCATTTCGGCAGGAGTTTTATTAGGGTTGATTTTTACTTTTATATTCAAATTGCCGATACTCGATTCGATAACGGGATTGATAATCAGCCTCTTTATCATCAAGTCGTCCATCGGCATTTTCCTCGACTCGAATGTGGAGCTTATGGATGGCGTGAAGGATGTCAATGTGTATAATAAGATATTCGAAGCTGTCGAGAAAGTGCCGGGAGCAAGTAATCCGCACCGGGTCAGGTCGAGAATGATAGGAAACCGGTATATAATTACGCTCGATATAGAGGTGAATCCGCAGATTACGATTACACAGGCGCATGAGATTGCCGGAGCGGTGGAGAAAAGTATCGAAAGCTCGATTGATAATGTCTATGATATTTTGGTGCATGTGGAACCTGCCGGGGAGTGTCAGACGGATGAGAAATTCGGGGTAGACAAGGATATGGTGTGA
- a CDS encoding ATP-binding protein, with amino-acid sequence MEEGTFRRYPIGIQDFEQLRNNKYIYVDKTALIYQLVSTNTVYFLSRPRRFGKSLLISTFEAYFLGKKELFNGLDMEQLEKDWTVYPVLHIDFSGSKYMEAESLRASINVQLLLWENIYGRQEGEDTFSLRLEGIIRRAYEQTGQQVVVLVDEYDAPMLDSNNNHDLQREIRGIMRDFFSPLKKSGKYLRFLFLTGISKFSQMSIFSELNNLQNVSMSDNYSTICGITEQELLTQMKIDVEQMAQANDETYEEACAHLKKQYDGYHFSKSCVDVYNPFSLINAFAQKSYENYWFSTGTPTFLIELLQQMNFDIRLLDRMDAKPEDFDKATDCLTDPIPVLYQSGYLTIKSYDTFFRTYTLGYPNEEVRIGFIESLIPSYLYQPTRESNFYVVSFVRDLMKGNLESCLERTRSFFSSIPNDLNNKEEKHYQTIFYLLFRLMGQYVDTEVKSAVGRADVVIKMQDVIYVLEFKMDGTAEEALAQINSKGYAIPYEADHRKVVKVGINFDSTTRTIGNWKIETD; translated from the coding sequence ATGGAAGAAGGAACATTCAGGCGCTATCCTATCGGGATACAGGATTTTGAACAGTTGCGCAACAATAAATATATCTATGTTGATAAAACTGCATTGATTTATCAACTTGTCAGTACAAACACTGTTTATTTCTTGAGTCGTCCCCGTCGTTTCGGAAAGAGTCTGCTCATCTCTACGTTCGAAGCCTATTTTCTGGGAAAGAAAGAACTTTTCAACGGGCTCGACATGGAGCAGTTGGAGAAAGACTGGACAGTGTATCCGGTATTACATATCGACTTTAGCGGAAGTAAATATATGGAAGCAGAGTCACTTCGCGCATCTATCAATGTTCAGCTGTTACTTTGGGAAAACATCTACGGACGTCAGGAAGGCGAAGACACATTTAGTTTGCGACTCGAAGGTATCATCCGCCGCGCTTATGAACAAACCGGGCAGCAGGTTGTCGTATTGGTGGACGAATATGATGCCCCAATGTTGGACAGTAACAACAACCATGATTTGCAACGTGAAATCCGCGGTATCATGCGCGACTTCTTCAGTCCTTTGAAAAAGTCAGGCAAATATCTCCGTTTCCTCTTCCTGACGGGCATCAGCAAATTCAGCCAGATGAGCATATTCAGCGAACTGAATAATCTTCAGAACGTCAGCATGAGCGATAATTACAGCACTATCTGCGGTATCACCGAACAGGAACTGCTGACACAGATGAAAATTGATGTCGAACAGATGGCACAAGCCAACGATGAAACGTATGAAGAGGCGTGTGCCCACTTGAAGAAGCAATATGACGGATATCATTTCAGTAAATCCTGTGTGGACGTGTACAACCCTTTCAGCTTGATTAATGCTTTTGCCCAAAAGAGCTATGAGAACTACTGGTTTTCTACCGGTACCCCTACCTTTCTGATAGAACTCCTGCAACAAATGAACTTTGACATCCGTCTGCTCGACCGTATGGACGCCAAGCCGGAAGACTTCGACAAGGCTACGGATTGTCTCACCGACCCCATTCCAGTGCTCTACCAAAGCGGTTATCTCACAATCAAGTCGTACGATACTTTCTTCCGTACCTATACATTAGGCTACCCGAACGAGGAAGTGAGAATCGGCTTTATCGAGTCGCTCATCCCTTCTTATCTTTACCAACCAACGCGCGAAAGTAACTTTTATGTAGTGTCCTTTGTGCGTGATTTAATGAAGGGAAACCTTGAATCTTGCCTTGAACGCACCCGGTCTTTCTTCTCCTCTATTCCGAACGACCTGAACAACAAAGAGGAAAAACATTATCAAACTATATTCTATCTTCTGTTCCGCTTGATGGGACAATATGTGGATACCGAAGTCAAAAGCGCTGTCGGACGAGCGGATGTGGTTATCAAAATGCAGGATGTCATTTATGTACTTGAATTTAAAATGGACGGCACCGCAGAAGAGGCTTTAGCGCAGATTAACAGCAAAGGGTATGCGATTCCTTATGAGGCAGACCACCGGAAAGTGGTGAAGGTCGGCATCAACTTCGACAGTACCACGAGAACGATTGGAAACTGGAAAATCGAAACGGATTAA
- a CDS encoding Ig-like domain-containing protein: MKQLRIFFLCLVAATLVTACGGDDKDNSTPVEKITLDKETLLLNSNSSETLTATVTPAGATENTVTWSSDKTTVVTVDQNGKVNALTEGTATVTATAGGKSATCVVTVSDAVIINTPEQLQTAFEDASTNPDSPTKIRLGAGFELGLWCGESSDPHRYIELDGGGFTLSNVTGSDVIAVESTTLKLSNIKMNTTDDSNCVIALYRTNSKLILGSGAKLDNPTGRAVYVFEGCQLIMDEGSSVNGRIVLQTNEYNSDEGGSFFYKGGTWENAELMFSYDNASTLMPMTLTKALANPYKLTFVAQWVMRPSHFPEGGFTVVKGDGYTLTQLDLEKITSLEMDVTGSYVTSENCELVLDTAENAIKLRIKATAY, from the coding sequence ATGAAACAACTAAGAATCTTTTTCCTCTGCCTTGTGGCAGCAACGTTGGTAACCGCCTGCGGCGGCGACGACAAAGACAACTCTACACCGGTAGAGAAAATCACCCTTGACAAGGAAACACTCCTGCTGAATTCCAACAGCTCGGAAACACTGACCGCCACCGTAACTCCTGCCGGCGCAACGGAAAACACCGTGACATGGAGCAGCGATAAGACCACCGTGGTCACCGTAGACCAAAACGGGAAAGTGAACGCCCTGACCGAAGGAACCGCCACCGTCACGGCAACGGCAGGCGGTAAGTCGGCAACCTGTGTCGTAACGGTATCGGATGCTGTAATTATCAATACTCCCGAGCAACTACAAACTGCGTTCGAAGATGCTTCCACCAACCCCGATAGCCCTACGAAAATCAGGCTGGGAGCAGGGTTTGAACTCGGACTCTGGTGTGGAGAGTCTTCAGACCCGCACCGGTATATCGAACTGGATGGCGGTGGATTTACTTTGTCTAATGTAACAGGCTCAGACGTCATCGCTGTAGAATCAACCACCCTGAAACTCAGCAATATCAAGATGAATACCACTGATGACTCAAATTGTGTGATAGCGCTTTATCGGACGAATTCGAAGTTGATACTTGGCAGCGGGGCAAAGCTTGATAATCCTACCGGCCGGGCTGTTTATGTCTTTGAGGGATGCCAGCTTATTATGGATGAAGGTTCTTCCGTGAACGGGAGAATCGTATTGCAAACAAATGAATATAACAGTGATGAAGGCGGCAGCTTCTTCTACAAAGGGGGGACATGGGAGAACGCCGAGCTTATGTTCTCCTATGATAACGCAAGCACACTGATGCCGATGACTCTGACCAAAGCACTTGCCAACCCGTACAAACTGACGTTTGTGGCTCAATGGGTGATGCGGCCATCCCATTTTCCCGAAGGTGGATTCACGGTGGTGAAAGGAGACGGATACACCTTAACTCAACTCGATCTTGAGAAAATCACCTCATTGGAAATGGACGTCACCGGTAGTTATGTAACCTCTGAAAACTGCGAACTGGTACTGGATACAGCCGAAAATGCCATCAAGCTGCGTATCAAAGCAACAGCCTATTGA
- a CDS encoding DNA-binding domain-containing protein, which translates to MATNEKITLNVDLYDNIMTEQKGDYTGRARITGSLHNKEIAARIIKERTEYRQETIENILDLADQKKVEAIAEGKSVVDGVGQYIVTVRGSFLGENAQFDATKHSLGVSYTPGQLLRDQLKAVKVICNGLAQTGPVINSITDSVTKSISQVITSGGPAVISGSNIKILGDDPSVGIYLTKDEEGAVPLKVSVIVHNAPSQLTIMLPAIEAGKLYALSVTTQYSGSNKALKTPRSYRFPILLGDENAGGGGGGEAPDPEIPGGGETPDPAA; encoded by the coding sequence ATGGCAACAAACGAAAAAATCACGCTCAATGTTGACCTTTACGACAACATCATGACCGAACAAAAAGGCGACTACACCGGACGCGCACGCATCACAGGCAGTCTGCACAACAAAGAAATCGCAGCACGCATCATCAAGGAGCGTACCGAGTACCGGCAGGAAACCATCGAGAACATCCTCGACCTTGCCGACCAGAAGAAGGTGGAAGCCATCGCCGAAGGGAAGAGCGTGGTAGACGGTGTGGGACAGTACATCGTCACCGTACGCGGTTCGTTCCTCGGGGAGAACGCCCAGTTTGACGCCACGAAGCACTCGCTCGGTGTGTCCTACACACCGGGACAACTGCTGCGCGACCAGCTCAAAGCCGTAAAAGTAATCTGCAACGGGCTGGCACAGACGGGGCCGGTCATCAACTCCATCACCGACTCCGTGACGAAGAGTATCAGCCAGGTCATCACTTCCGGCGGTCCTGCCGTTATCAGCGGAAGCAACATTAAAATCCTCGGTGACGACCCTTCGGTCGGCATCTATCTCACCAAAGACGAAGAGGGAGCCGTCCCGTTGAAAGTGTCCGTCATCGTTCACAACGCACCGTCACAACTCACCATCATGCTACCTGCCATAGAAGCCGGAAAGCTCTATGCGCTAAGCGTCACGACACAATATAGCGGAAGCAACAAGGCATTGAAAACGCCACGCTCTTACCGTTTCCCGATTCTGCTGGGTGACGAAAACGCGGGTGGCGGCGGTGGCGGCGAAGCGCCCGACCCTGAAATCCCCGGAGGAGGTGAAACCCCCGACCCGGCTGCATAA
- a CDS encoding Ig-like domain-containing protein encodes MKQLRIFFLCLMAATLATACGDDNNDDNSVPVESITLNHETLTLKSGATETLVPTIVPDRVTAESVVWSSDKTSVATVSKDGLVTAVAEGTATITATAREKSATCLVTVSNKTLVTTAAELKTAIETADGTADAPTQIILGKGFEVAADAEHFAFSIDGKHIAIDGGNNPISGDNYNISRTASDKSLFELTNGASLKLTNLNIYGNAAAHSADEVACIFVRASCKLTLGNGFELYSGNGNDNDQLIGISVGDNATLIMEGDAEISKSIKGQEVLVAPTGILQLKGGKIKAREEGMYGSERSLCLQAAINGNQVTIPTVTVENELPADSDFRLDLYDYVLNSFTVRPGAETVVKGTDSYTLTDSDLMKFHLMTNTTGGMTYYDSYFELYLDGNAIKIRAK; translated from the coding sequence ATGAAACAACTAAGAATCTTTTTCCTCTGCCTTATGGCAGCAACGTTGGCAACCGCCTGTGGCGACGACAACAATGACGACAACTCTGTGCCCGTAGAGAGCATCACCCTCAATCATGAGACTCTGACCCTGAAATCGGGAGCGACCGAAACGCTGGTTCCCACCATTGTCCCCGACCGGGTGACTGCCGAATCCGTAGTATGGAGCAGTGACAAAACTTCCGTAGCCACCGTAAGTAAAGACGGACTGGTGACCGCCGTAGCTGAAGGAACAGCTACCATCACCGCCACCGCACGCGAAAAGTCCGCCACCTGCCTTGTGACGGTCAGCAACAAGACGCTTGTCACTACCGCAGCCGAACTGAAAACCGCTATTGAAACGGCAGACGGCACTGCGGATGCACCAACACAAATCATCCTCGGTAAAGGCTTTGAGGTTGCTGCGGATGCAGAGCATTTTGCCTTTTCAATAGACGGCAAACACATTGCTATCGACGGCGGAAATAATCCTATCAGCGGCGATAATTATAATATTTCCCGTACCGCTAGCGACAAAAGCCTTTTTGAGCTAACAAACGGCGCGTCATTGAAGCTGACCAACCTCAACATTTATGGAAATGCTGCTGCCCATTCAGCTGATGAAGTCGCCTGCATATTTGTTAGGGCGTCTTGCAAACTAACGCTGGGTAACGGCTTCGAACTATATTCCGGCAATGGGAATGATAATGACCAGCTAATTGGTATCTCTGTCGGTGATAATGCCACGCTCATTATGGAAGGCGATGCTGAAATCTCCAAAAGCATAAAGGGGCAGGAAGTGCTTGTTGCCCCTACAGGAATACTGCAACTGAAAGGCGGAAAAATAAAAGCAAGGGAGGAGGGAATGTATGGGAGTGAACGGAGCCTCTGTCTGCAAGCTGCGATTAATGGCAATCAAGTGACCATCCCCACCGTTACGGTTGAAAACGAACTTCCGGCGGATTCTGATTTTAGATTAGATCTATATGATTACGTGTTGAATAGTTTCACTGTCCGGCCAGGAGCCGAAACCGTTGTTAAGGGAACCGACAGCTACACCTTGACTGACAGTGATCTTATGAAGTTCCATCTGATGACTAATACTACTGGGGGCATGACATATTATGACAGTTATTTCGAACTTTATCTGGACGGTAATGCTATCAAGATACGTGCGAAATGA